A window of Oncorhynchus keta strain PuntledgeMale-10-30-2019 chromosome 27, Oket_V2, whole genome shotgun sequence contains these coding sequences:
- the LOC127912598 gene encoding uncharacterized protein LOC127912598, producing the protein MSLMSLTDLSLYPNQNQSPKPKLPAINPQPQEYNPAPGIQPSPRNTTQPQEYYNPAPGIHPSPRNTTQPQEYNPAPGIQPSPSHTTQPQAYSPAPGILQPSPRNTPQPQEYNPAPAIQPSPRNTPQPQEYNPVPGIQPSPRHTPQPQEYYNPAPGIHPSPRNTTQPQPYNPAPGIQPSPRNTPQPQEYNPAPGIQPSPRNTTQPQELQPSLRNTTQPQEYNPAPAIQPSPRNTNQPQEYNPAPGIQTSPSNTPQPQEYNPAPGITTQPQEYNPAPGIQPSPSHTTQPQEYKPAPGIQPSPRNINQPQQYTPAPGINPQPQP; encoded by the coding sequence ATGTCGTTAATGTCCctcactgatctctctctctaccccaaccAAAATCAAAGCCCTAAACCCAAGCTCCCAGCCATAAACCCCCAGCCCCAGGAATACAACCCAGCCCCAGGCATACAACCCAGCCCCAGGAATACAACCCAGCCCCAGGAATACTACAACCCAGCCCCAGGAATACACCCCAGCCCCAGGAATACAACCCAGCCCCAGGAATACAACCCAGCCCCAGGAATACAACCCAGCCCCAGCCATACAACCCAGCCCCAGGCATACAGCCCAGCCCCAGGAATACTACAACCCAGCCCCAGGAATACACCCCAGCCCCAGGAATACAACCCAGCCCCAGCAATACAACCCAGCCCCAGGAATACACCCCAGCCCCAGGAATACAACCCAGTCCCAGGAATACAACCCAGCCCCAGGCATACACCCCAGCCCCAGGAATACTACAACCCAGCCCCAGGAATACACCCCAGCCCCAGGAATACAACCCAGCCCCAGCCATACAACCCAGCCCCAGGCATACAACCCAGCCCCAGGAATACACCCCAGCCCCAGGAATACAACCCAGCCCCAGGAATACAACCCAGCCCCAGGAATACAACCCAGCCCCAGGAATTACAACCCAGCCTCAGGAATACAACCCAGCCCCAGGAATACAACCCAGCCCCAGCCATACAACCCAGCCCCAGGAATACAAACCAGCCCCAGGAATACAACCCAGCCCCAGGAATACAAACCAGCCCCAGCAATACACCCCAGCCCCAGGAATACAACCCAGCCCCAGGAATTACAACCCAGCCTCAGGAATACAACCCAGCCCCAGGAATACAACCCAGCCCCAGCCATACAACCCAGCCCCAGGAATACAAACCAGCCCCAGGAATACAACCCAGCCCCAGGAATATAAACCAGCCCCAGCAATACACCCCAGCCCCAGGGATAAACCCCCAACCCCAGCCATAA